The Candidatus Bathyarchaeota archaeon genome includes the window TCAGTTTGTAGCTATTCCAGTACTCATGTTCTTCTGTGAAATCCACGTCATCTGCTTCTTGCAAGTCTTTTTGTGTTATTCGTGGACTTTTAGGCGCAGTCACGATATTTCATACTCCTTAAACTGTTTTCAAATACATTCAATGCACCTCAACTATATGAAGGTGGCGTCAATAACATTCAATGGCACTCAAGCAAAAGGGTTTACAGGCTATTTATATCCTATATATCTTAAGCGATATAACAATGATATGCAAATATTGTTCCTCTGAAAATGTCGTTAAGAAGTGTATTAGCAGAGTGATTGGGTTACAGAGAGACCATGGAGCCTGGACATCAATAGATGGAGAAAGATACACCGTTTCCACAACTATCAACGTATTGAGAGTTTTAAAAATGTATAGAGTTTGGTAGCGTTGAACAAGCTACGGTGTGAGCCTGAACCGATCTCTTGGAAACAGTACAACGTCACGTATATTCTTCTTCCCCGTAAGCATCATAATTAAACGTTCTAAGCCTATGGCCCATCCTGCATGTGGAGGCATGCCATAGTCAAATACTTTCAAGTGAAACTTGAATGATTCAGGATGTAACCCCTGTTCTTTCAATCTCTTAATCAAGAGGTCTTTAGAGTGAACACGAGTTCCCCCAGAGGCAAGCTCTATCCACCGCCACATCAAGTCGAAACCCCCGCATAAGTCAGGATTATCATCCCGCGGTTTTATGTAAAACGCCTTTGACTTCGTTGGCCAGTCAGTTATGAAGTAAAAGTACGGATGAATCTTGCCTAATGTTCTGAAAGCGGGAGTAGAGATATCCTCTCCCCAAGGAACCGTTGTTCCTTCTTTCTTTAGCTCTTTGAGTATTTCATCATAAGTAAACCGTTTGAAAGGAATCCTCGGCACATCAACCTTGCATTTTAAGGTCTCAAGCTCTTTTCGGCATCCTTCCGCGACAGCCTTGCACACATGATGTACGAGTTCTTCCAGAACCTTCATCACGTCAGTTGCTGTTGCAAACGCCTCTTCAATATCCACAGAAATAAATTCACTTAAATGACGGCGGGTGTGCGACTCTTCAGCTCTAAAAAAAGGACCGATCTCAAAAACTTTCTCAAAACTCATAATCAACTGTTCCTTGTACAACTGTGGACTCTGCGCAAGGAAAGCATCATGTTCAAAATATGCTACATGGAAAAGCGCGGCACCACCTTCAGTGGCGGAAGCAATAATCCTTGGCGTATGTACCTCCACAAAGCCGTGCTCAGACAAGAAGTTGCGCATGGCCTCTAGCACAACATGTTCAATTTTGAAAATCGCCTGGCTTTCATCTCGGCGTAGATCAAGAACTCGGGCATTCAATCGTGTGTCAATCTCAGCTGGAGTTCGACCAGTGACATCTAAAGGTAATGGATGCTGTGCAATTCCCAGTATCCGGATTTCACTGGGGATGATTTCGATTCCCCTTGGAGTCATTTTGGTTTTTTTCACAGTTCCTTTTACACCGATACTGAATTGGGTCTGTAGGGAATCGGCTTTTTCTATCACTTCCTTGTTGGTCTTGCCTCGTAGAACGGTGATCTGAACGGTTCCTTCCCTGTCCTGTAAGATTACGAATCGTATACCGCCTAGGTCTCGAATGTCTCGAACCCAGCCTAAAACCACAACTTCTTTTCCATCCAGTTCGGGCTTAACATCTATTGAATAGTGGGTTCTACGCCAGTCTCCTAGCTGGTCAATTTCCATACGGGTCCTTCCGTTAACGCGCAAACTCTACTCTAAGGGTTATTCCTCGAACCTTCTGAGCAATCTCTTTTAACGCTTTTTCATTCATTGAAGGTGGTCTTCGTCGTCTTCTTCTTAAGATCACCTTGGTTTCAGTGGTTCCGTCAGGCAGCCATATAGTGTTTATCGTTAGGATGTTTGATGGAGCAAATAGATCTTCCAAGAATTTTCTGTAATCTGCTCCCTGTTCTAATATGCGAATCTTCTTTCCAGTTTTTTCTTCTAAGGTCCTCACGATTTTTCTGCCATGAGCCAATAAACGTGCTATGTCACCACGTCCGACTATTAAAGCTAGAATGCCGTTTGCTTCCACTGCTTTATGAAAATGAATGTCTTGAAGAGGAGGATATGCGGTTTCAAGTGGCAAAAGTAGGCGAGCGATTTCCAAGTCTACCTTACTTACCTCTCCTGACTTGAGTTTTGCTCGGCATTTTGAGCATAAGATTCCGCTTTTTAGGCAGAATTTGCATAATGCTGTTTTCACCCCGACTTTGCTCCTCATCATGAAATAAAGGAGGGGGCGGCGGAGCTTTTTAGATCATTGCGTTGTTTATTTTGCTAAGGTGATTTCAATGGTGCTGACGTTTATTGGCGAGCCACCCCCTTCAAATGGTGCCAATTGTTCTGTGCTGATGTCTATGTTTTTGACTTTTACATCTGGCAAGAACCTTCGTCTGCAAACTTCTACAACGTCAACAGCTCGGCTGATTGCTCTGCCTCTTGCCTTTACGCTTATTTCGTTTGCTCCGCCGTGGAAGAGGGTTATGCAAGCCAGTACGTAATTCATTACTGGCTTTCTTCCTATCAATACGTCGTTTCTTTGTGACATTTCACCGCCTCGCTCCTAGTTTTTTTCATGTTTTGTGGCTTCCTATGCTTTTTTGTCGGTGAATAAATACGTTGCGGTTTCTCTGTGGTGCAATCTTTAGTATGTTTGCGTTGGATTACGTGATGAAAAAATGTTAGACTACGTGGATAACGGTTTGTTACGTTATTTGCGTTATTCTCTCTCTTTATAGACCCCCTATAGCCCCCCCTACAATTTTTTCAAATGAGAGTCTATAGAGCGGGATCTGTTGGTGGGTTTGGTTTAGGGTTTGTTTTGGCCTATAATCTTAGAGGGGGGGTGAGGGGTTGGATTGGGACTGCAAAATCTGCTTGATGGAAGATCGGCTCATAGATGAGTGGTTAATGCCAGCGAGTAAAAACCGAAAGCGTTACATGATTGTTAGCCTTTAAACAGTATACCATTGTAAAGGTCTGCTTTAACTAAGTACAGGTGAGCTTTATGACCAAAGAGGTTCCATCCGGACGACCCTTCCGCCTGCTTCGCATGATGTATGCACAAGGCAGCCCCGTGACTATCTACACTATACAGATAAAGCAAAGTGAATTGGCAAAACAGCTTGAGATTAGTCGGCAGGCGTTGAACGTGCATCTCCGCAAGCTTCGAGATCTAGGGTGTATTCGAACTGGTAGAGGCTTTATTGACGTGACTGAGGAAGGTCTAAACGCGTTAGGGGTGGCGGTGAATCCTGCCTTTATCTTTATCAAGATTTCTCCCCTTAGAAGAGAAGAAGCATATCGGGAAATGTCAGATTTTCCTATTCAACGGATTTTTAGAGTAGCCGGCGACATGGATGCAGTGCTTTTAGTGGAGCAGGAGAACCTTGATGAGACGCTTCGAAGACTAGCTTTGCTGGAGGGAATTCAAGAGACGAAATCTTACGTCACCATCCAAACTCTGAAATAGCTCAAGGAGGTGCCCCATTGAAACTCTTTGAGCATGAGGCCAAAGCCATCTTTTCGAAACATGAAATACCTACTCCTCTGGGAAAACTAGCAGATTCTCCAGCAAAAGCTCGGGAAGTAACCATGCAACTCCACACTCCAGTTGCTATCAAAGCGCAAGTTACGGTTGCAGGAAGAGGAAAGGCAGGCGGAATCCTTTTCGCGAACTCGCCAACAGAAGTCGAGGTTGCGGCAAAGAAACTTTTGGGTATGCGAATTAAAGGCACCAAGGTTCAAAGCGTTTTGATAGAAGAGAAGGCTTCCATTCGAAAGGAACTGTATTTCGGCATAACCATAGATCGGTCAAGTCGCAGTTATGTGGCTGTAGCCTCCTCTGAAGGTGGGATGGAAATTGAGGAAATCGCTGACACCATGCCTGAAAAAATAATCAAGGTTTTCATTGACCCATTGTATGGGTTCCGTTCTCATCATGCACGTCAAATCGCCAAGAAACTCGGCTACAAAGGAAGGCAGATGCTTGATCTCGCGACAATCTTTCATAAACAGTATAAAGTAGCCTTGAATTACGATGCTGAATTAGCAGAAATGAATCCCCTCGTTGAAACGTCTGAAGGAAAATTTGTCGCGGTAGACACACGCCTTATCATAGACGATAATGCACTCTATCGACACCCAGAGTTCAAGAGGCGACTAACAGAGATAGAAGCTGAGTTGACTCCGCAAGAACTTGAGGCTCGAAAAAACGGGTTAGCCTACGTTAAGCTTGACGGAAACATCGGTGTGATCGGAAACGGCGCAGGACTGGTCATGGCAACTCTAGACGCAATAAAACTGTATGGAGGACGTCCAGCGAATTTTCTCGACGTAGGCGGAGGCGCAACTGCCGATAGAATCGTAGCTGCCCTTAACCTCGTTTTCTCTGACCCACAAGTCAACGTCGTTTTCGTTAATATTTTAGGAGGCATCACTCGATGTGATGAGGTTGCGAGAGGGATTCTGGAAGCAAAGAGGCGAACTGGTTTTCTCAAGCCTGTCGTAATACGGTTGGTGGGAACCAACGAGGAAGAAGGAAGACGTATTCTCACAGATGCTGGCTTTCACGTTTTAGACAGCATGGAAGAGGCTGCTGAAAAAGCGATGGCAATTGTAAAAAGCGGAGGGTAACTATTGGGCATCTTCGTTGATAAGGACACCAAAACTATCGTTCAAGGCATCACCGGAACTCAAGGCAGTTTTCACACTAGGCTTATGCTAGATTATGGGACCCAAATCGTTGCAGGGGTAACCCCGGGAAAGGGAAGAACGCAAGTTCACGGAGTTTCAGTCTATGATACCGTAGATGAAGCGGTGAAGAAGCAGGAGGCGAATGCTTCCATAATCTTTGTTCCTGCACCTTTTGCCGCTGATGCTGCCTTTGAAGCTTTAGACGCTGGATTAAAAACGATCGTCATAATTACTGAGCACGTTGCTGTAAGAGATGTCATACAAGTTATGGCTCGTGCTAAAAAACAGGGCGCAACTGTTATCGGTCCTAACACTCCAGGGATTATCACCCCTAGCGAGTGCAAGCTCGGGATTATGCCTGCGCATATTTTTAGGCGAGGGATTGTGGGAGTAGCGTCGAGAAGTGGGACGTTGACTTATGAAATTGCTTCAGGGCTTTCTGCAGTGGGGTTAGGGCAGTCTACTTGTTTAGGCTTGGGAGGTGACCCTGTTGTCGGTCTTAGCTTTGTTGACGTTCTCAGAGAGTTCGAGGAGGATGAGCAGACCAAGGCGGTTGTGTTGATCGGAGAGATTGGTGGTAACTTGGAAGAGCTTGCAGCTGAGTTTATCTCCGCTGAGGGTTATAGTAAGCCTGTGGCAGCTTTTGTTGCTGGTAGGACAGCGCCTCGAGGTAAGAGGATGGGACATGCTGGCGCGATTATTATGGGTAAGGCTGGAACCGCTCAAAGCAAGATTGATGCGTTTATGGAAGCTGGTGTTATGGTGGCTGAGAAGCCTAGTGATGTGGCTAGGTTGTTAGCTAAGAGGTTGAAGAAGAAAGGTATATTTACTGGCGGCATGTCTGGAACGTAGTTGATAAGTTGAGGGTACGGTTATGCCTATTACTGATCCGATTAAGAAAGCCCTTGCTCAGAAGCATAGGCTTTACATGAAGATCTGTCGGCATTGTGGAGTACGTAATGCACCTACTGCAGTTAAGTGTAGGAAGTGTCACAGTAAGAATTTAAGGTGGAAGAAGCGGGAGCTTGTCAAATAGTTTTGTGTGTTGACACTCCAGGCAGAGACATTGTCCATAGCAAAGATCGCGCAGCGTTTGAAATGACATAAACGAAAGAGTATTTATTCTCGGACTTTCTTGAATGGCAACAGATTACACAGGGAGAGATGAGTGTGGTAAGTGCGAAAACTGTGATCGGGTATGTTATATCTGCTGTTCTTTTGTTTTTTGCCGTTATTTTCGCTCTAGCTTCAGCATATGCACCGAAACTCAATAAGTTTATTATCAATCTTAATGTCGGTTAATATAATTGGTGTAAAACCTTGGGCGTGAATCTACGAGACTTGGTGCCCAAAACAACGATTGACCTCAAAAATTTGAGTGGAAAGTCCATCGCCATAGACGCTTACAACGCTCTTTACCAGTTTCTCGCCATCATCCGCCAACCAGACGGAACACCACTTAAAGACTCTACTGGCAAAGTCACCAGCCACCTAAGCGGCTTATTTTACCGAACCGCCAACCTCGTTCAAATGGGCATCAAACCCGTCTACGTATTCGACGGAACACCACCAGCGCTAAAAGAAGTTGAAATCAAACGGCGGGCTAGAATAAAGGAAGAAGCACTTGTCCATTATGAACGAGCCTTAAAAGAGGGGAAAATCGAAGAAGCACGCACATACGCCCAAGCTACAAGCCGTCTCAAAGACTACATGACAGCCGACTCGAAACGGCTCCTCACCCAAATGGGCGTACCATGGATACAGGCACCCAGCGAAGGCGAAGCACAAGCAGCCTACCTCGCCAAAAAAGGCGACACCGACTACTGCGCTAGCCAAGACTACGACAGCCTCTTATTCGGTGCACCTAGACTGATAAGAAACGTCACCATCAGTGGAAGGAGAAAACTCCCGCGAAAAAATGTCTACATTGAAGTCACACCCCAAATAGTAGAACTGGGGCAAGTTCTCAAACAGCTGAACATCACACACAAGCAACTCATAGACGTCGGCATACTGATGGGCACAGACTTCAACCCAGACGGGATAAAAGGCGTAGGCCCGAAAACCGCGGTTAAACTCATCCAACAACACGGAACCCTTGAAAAGGCAGCGTCCACACTAAAACAGGCAGAGTTTCCAGTTGAGCCAAAACGCATACGAGAAATCTTCCAACATCCAAAAGTCACAGACAACTATCACTTAACATGGAAAGAACCAAATGTAGAAGGTGTCGTAAACTTTCTGTGCCGCGAACGTGATTTCTCAGAAGACCGTGTGAGAAAAGCCCTCAAAAAAATGATAGAAGGTTCGAAAAAGGCAAAGGGAAAAGTAACCTTAGAAAAATTCTTCGGTTAGATTCTAAAATCGATGTCCATACTTTCCAGTCAAAGGCACAAACGCAACCCCGCCCAAATTCTCCCGAACGATCTCTCCATCCCTCTTCCTAATACGCAAAAGTGTTTGATAGAGATAAACTCCCCCAACTGGAATAACTAAGACTCCACTAGGTTTCAACTGTTCTATCAACGGTTGAGGAACATCTGGAGCCGCAGCCGTCACCAAAACACGATCATACGGAGCTTCTTTCGGATAACCCTTTGATCCATCTCCACAAATGACGGTGACACGGTCTCCATATCCAGCCTTTTCAACATTTTTTCTCGCAGATTCAGCCAGCCCAGCAACTATTTCCAAAGTGTAAATGTGCCCCCACTCTTTTTTAGGCGTGTCCGTGGGAGCTACAACCTCAGCTATCGTGGAGGCATGCCAACCCGACCCTGCACCTATCTCCAGCACCAGGTGCCCCACTTCTAACTCAAGGGCTTCATCCATAATTGAAACCATGTTTCGCCCGGCTGACCGCATGGATCAGCCGAGAGGCGCCGAAATGGTCTGTCCAAATCCTATTGGAAGCGGGGAATCTATAGTTCCGTATGACTTCACATTCTCTGGGAGAAAGGGCTCCCGAGAGACTCGATGCAACGCTTGAATAACCTGTGGCGACCGAAGTATTCCTTGCCTAACTAACCTTTGGACTAATTCCTCCCAAGCCTGTCTTTTCATACTTTGTCCTCACAACAATACTGAAAACCATACCTTAAGAGTTTATGATTGGAAGCGTCTGGAAGGGAGAAGAAATCGGGCCAACTATTTGACTGTGACTGACTTGGCTAGATTCCTAGGCTGATCTGGGTCACAGTTTCTTTCAACCGCCATGTAATACGCGAAGAGTTGTTGTGGGATAACATAGGGAATCGGCGAAAGAACCTCAGGCAGGCCCCCCGGAATTTCAATGTAATCATCAGCAAGACCTTTGATCTCCTCGTCCCCCTCCTCAACCACAGCGATAATGGAAGCCCCACGAGCCTTCATCTCCATAATGTTACCCACAATCGTTTTACGGGTATCATCTTTAGGACAGACGAAAATCACAGGGAACCCTGGCTCAATCAAACTGATCGGCCCATGCTTACTCTCCCCAGCGGGAAAGGCTAGGGCAGGAGCATAAGCTATTTCCAAAAGCTTCAGCCTACCCTCGAGAGCAGAGGCAGAGCTTACCCCTCGTCCCAAGAAAAAGAAGCATTGCTTATCTCGATATTTCTTAGCTAGCTGCTTGATTTTCTCCTCCTGAGTCTCAATAACCTTCTCAACAATGTCAGGAATCTGCTCCAGTTTTTCTTCAAGCTGCTCGATCTCCACATGCGAAACCTTCCCCCTCTTCTTGGCCAGCCTCAACGCAAGTTGAGAGAGCACAGAAAGTTGAGATGTAAAGGTCTTAGTGGCGGCAACCCCTATCTCTGGACCCGACTGTTGACACACATAGGCGCGAGCAACGCGAGTCAAAGTAGACCCAATAACATTGGTTAATCCTAGAACGGTGGCGGCACGCTGCCTCGCGCATTCCACAGCCCCCAAAGTATCAGCGGTTTCCCCAGATTGGCTGACAGCGAGAAGGACGCTATCTATGTTAATGGCTCTTCCATGCTGCTCAACGAACTCCGACGCAATAATCGGATGAGTTGCCAACATTGCAAGCTTGGAAAACATGTAGGAGGCTGCAAGACAGGCGTGATAGGATGTGCCGCAAGCCACTAAGAAAACCTCTCCAGCGCGGTCGAGGAAAGTGGTCATTAGGTCCAAATACTGCTCCTGCAACCTAAGCGTGTTTCTGAGACAAAGCGGCTGTTCATGAATCTCCTTGAGCATGAAATGAGGATAACCCTTTTTCTCAGCCATCTCGGGACTCCAATCAATGACCTCAGGCTTTCTTGAAACTAGACTCCCATCAGCAAGTTTTCTTATCTCATATCCTTTATCACTCAAAACAACTAATTCCCCGTCCTCAACAATGACAGCCGTATTCGTTAACGGGAGAAAAGCAGGAATGTCGGATGCGCAGTAAACCGCGTTTTCAGCAACTCCAACGACGAGAGGACTTTCTTTCCGTGCACAAATGATTTCGTCAGGCTCTTTAAGAGAGACGGCCGCAATGGCGTACGATCCGTCTAACCGCTCTACAGCACTGCGTACTGCTTCGACGAAAGTGAGACCTTCGTTCAACCTTTCTTCGATGAGATGGGAAATAATCTCGGTGTCAGTTTTCGATCGAAAAATGTGCCCGTGTTCTTCCAGTTCTTTCTTGAGTGATGAGAAGTTTTCGATGATTCCGTTGTGAATTACTGCTATTTGCTCATTGCAGTCGGTGTGGGGATGGGCGTTTACTTCGGTCGGTGCTCCATGAGTTGCCCATCTTGTGTGGCCTATTCCAATTCGTCCGGGAAGATCATCTAGGTTGTGTATGGCATGAACTTCATCGATTTTTCCTTGATCCTTCTTTATGAACAGTTTGTCATCATGGATTGTTACCTCACCCACAGAGTCGTATCCTCGATACTCAAGCCGTTTTAAAGCAGCATGAATTATGGGTGCCGCATCGCCGTTTTTAAGGACGCATCCGAATATTCCACACATCATTGATTCCTCAGATTTTCTTGCTTGAATAATGACCAAGTTGAATCTCTTACAGGCAAGCTCTATCTAGATTAAAGAGGCGTCTATAAGCTTTTTTAGGAAAAAGGTTTTAATTTTAAAACTGAAATCTTAGGGGTTGCCAAAGGTTTTGATTGTTTACGTCTAAACCATTAAAAAGATTTTAATATGGGTTATGTAGGCACATTCAAAATCTCCGCTGAGTGCAATAGGACTAAAGATTATTAATCTACCATAACTCTCACAGTTGTGGAGATTTTTGTGCCTGTGAAGTTTTTCGCAAAAGCAAAAGAAACGTTCGAACACTGCATCCGACGAAATGGTACGATAATTAAAGTGACTGCACTGTCATTTTTTATCATTCTTTTTCTCACGATACTTTTGACGATTGTTGTTTTCTCCATGGTTCCATGGCTGTCAGACTGGTTCTGGTCGATGGCGCAGTCGGAGAGAGGGTACATTGCCATCCCGCCTCCATTTACAGAAGGCCTTTATTTTTTCATTTTTTTGAACAATATAGGCCATTTCTGGAACCCGCTTAAAATGTTGGTATGGATACCCCTATTAGGCACGTTTATTCTCGGCTTTGAACTTTTGCTTAACGGAGGCATAATAGGTATTGTAGCTGTCACATCGGGAACCGTTCATGGTGTCTTATATCCGATTGTAGGACTGACCCCACATGGCATAGTGGAGATACCAGCATTCATCCTCCAATTTGCTTCGCTCATACGATGGCATATAACAACGATTGAGGCACTTGTGGGGAAAATAACTGGCGAAAAAGTGGACGGTATGAAGTTTAAACAGGGTATAAAAGACACCATAATTCTGGCGATAGCATCAGTGATACTCTTTATGATAGCAGCCTATATAGAAACGTACATTACTCCATCTCTACTTGGAATGTAGCTACCGGAAGTAACTCAAAAAAGAGAGATGTTGAGGAGGGATACGGTGGGAATTTCTATATCGCCACTGATTCTAGTGTGCTCAGTAGTTCATCTTCTATTTGTATGTGGTACGTGAAGTGTTCATTAGGGTCTTTCAACAAGACATAGAGCCAATAGATTCCAAATAAGCCCACGGTTATTATGTTTAGAATCAGATAGAGAACGAAGCTTCTGTTTGGCAGGATTTCGGTTCTTCGAGGAGCAGAAAACTTGATGTCGCATTTGTCGAGTACTTTGCCTATATCCTCCCAAAAGCCGTCTTCCCTTCTCTCATGTTTGTAAAAGTCTTTCATCAGGAAGTAATAGACATACCACGATGCCAGAAAAACAACCGCAGACAAAATAGCCCAAAGTGCTGCGCTTTTTTCAGTTTCCTCAGCTTTGGTTTCTCTCACGGTTCTCTCACAGGATGATAACCCGACTTCTACATCAACCTTCTTCTTCGTCGCTAGGCTTTTCACTGCACTTATAAGGTCTTCAAAAAGGAAAACCTGCCTTTTGAAATGTGTGTTGCGCCTCTTAACGAGTTTGTATGTGAGTATTATAGACACTACGAAGCCGATCAGGCCTAACAATGGTACCAAGAATATTCCAACAATGACGGGGAGAGCAGCCTCGGGACCTAACATTGGAGATAATATTATAGAGAACAAGACGGATACTATTCCTATTATTATAGCAAAGATGGGTATTAGGTAAATGATGAGCCACGCATTGGACATTTTTGGATCCGCTTCATCACGCATTCGAATGTCTTTCCTTAAATCCTCAATTGGAGCACTCAGTTTTTTCCTCTCCTTTTTTATACCGTTTTTTAGCGTATTGAAAGACGGTGAATATATGACTTGTGCTTAAAAGTGTCTTGGCACCAACGAATATTTCCGCTTTTCCACTCATTCAGGCTGGGATTAGGGGCATCTAGAGGTTTCTGGCAAGCATCACCAGATAGAAGAGTGCCTAATGTGCGGTCGTGAACAAATCTCAGCACCAACACTACCCCTAAAAAAATGTTTATAAGGGCTTTCCTTTAACTAAGCAAACATGAAGAGAAAGCTGTTACTCACTGGTGAAAAAAAAGAATACAAAGTGAAGGACATCGCTGTTTTCGAGGATCGTGAGAGACTTAGGGCTGTTTTGAATAAACTCGGTTGGAAAATTCTTGAGGTTCTCTGCGAGAAAGAAATGTATCCAATGGAAATTGCGAAGAAACTGAAAGTGCACGAACAAAAAGTCTACTACCACATCAGAAAGCTTGCGAAGGCTGGTATAATCAAGGTTGTCAGAGAAGAAAAGAAGAAGGGAGCCATCGCAAAATATTATAAAGCTTCTTTCCCCGCCTTCGGAGTTGAACTCCCCTTTGGCAACAGAACAATCAACACTATTTCAATTCCCAACATGAACGAAAAAATGAAACAGTTTTTCAGTCCGTTCTTGCGAGATGATGGAAGCTTTGACGGAAAGGTTGTGGTTGGAAGCCCAGATCCGCATGGTCCTTTTAAAGCTAGAGCTAGGGACGGTCACTACGCGTCTTATCTAACGCTTTTCCTCGGTCAATTCGTTAAGCTGCCAGAGGATTTTGCGGTAAAACTGGATGTGGATGTAAAGGCTGAGAAAGAAGAAGACAACAACTTAATTTTGGTGGGTGGCCCTGGAACAAACTTGATCACCAAAGAGGTCAACGAGTTTTTGCCCATACGATTCGATATGATGCC containing:
- the aspS gene encoding aspartate--tRNA(Asn) ligase, whose translation is MEIDQLGDWRRTHYSIDVKPELDGKEVVVLGWVRDIRDLGGIRFVILQDREGTVQITVLRGKTNKEVIEKADSLQTQFSIGVKGTVKKTKMTPRGIEIIPSEIRILGIAQHPLPLDVTGRTPAEIDTRLNARVLDLRRDESQAIFKIEHVVLEAMRNFLSEHGFVEVHTPRIIASATEGGAALFHVAYFEHDAFLAQSPQLYKEQLIMSFEKVFEIGPFFRAEESHTRRHLSEFISVDIEEAFATATDVMKVLEELVHHVCKAVAEGCRKELETLKCKVDVPRIPFKRFTYDEILKELKKEGTTVPWGEDISTPAFRTLGKIHPYFYFITDWPTKSKAFYIKPRDDNPDLCGGFDLMWRWIELASGGTRVHSKDLLIKRLKEQGLHPESFKFHLKVFDYGMPPHAGWAIGLERLIMMLTGKKNIRDVVLFPRDRFRLTP
- the albA gene encoding DNA-binding protein Alba; the protein is MSQRNDVLIGRKPVMNYVLACITLFHGGANEISVKARGRAISRAVDVVEVCRRRFLPDVKVKNIDISTEQLAPFEGGGSPINVSTIEITLAK
- a CDS encoding Lrp/AsnC family transcriptional regulator, producing the protein MTKEVPSGRPFRLLRMMYAQGSPVTIYTIQIKQSELAKQLEISRQALNVHLRKLRDLGCIRTGRGFIDVTEEGLNALGVAVNPAFIFIKISPLRREEAYREMSDFPIQRIFRVAGDMDAVLLVEQENLDETLRRLALLEGIQETKSYVTIQTLK
- the sucC gene encoding ADP-forming succinate--CoA ligase subunit beta, which codes for MKLFEHEAKAIFSKHEIPTPLGKLADSPAKAREVTMQLHTPVAIKAQVTVAGRGKAGGILFANSPTEVEVAAKKLLGMRIKGTKVQSVLIEEKASIRKELYFGITIDRSSRSYVAVASSEGGMEIEEIADTMPEKIIKVFIDPLYGFRSHHARQIAKKLGYKGRQMLDLATIFHKQYKVALNYDAELAEMNPLVETSEGKFVAVDTRLIIDDNALYRHPEFKRRLTEIEAELTPQELEARKNGLAYVKLDGNIGVIGNGAGLVMATLDAIKLYGGRPANFLDVGGGATADRIVAALNLVFSDPQVNVVFVNILGGITRCDEVARGILEAKRRTGFLKPVVIRLVGTNEEEGRRILTDAGFHVLDSMEEAAEKAMAIVKSGG
- the sucD gene encoding succinate--CoA ligase subunit alpha, translating into MGIFVDKDTKTIVQGITGTQGSFHTRLMLDYGTQIVAGVTPGKGRTQVHGVSVYDTVDEAVKKQEANASIIFVPAPFAADAAFEALDAGLKTIVIITEHVAVRDVIQVMARAKKQGATVIGPNTPGIITPSECKLGIMPAHIFRRGIVGVASRSGTLTYEIASGLSAVGLGQSTCLGLGGDPVVGLSFVDVLREFEEDEQTKAVVLIGEIGGNLEELAAEFISAEGYSKPVAAFVAGRTAPRGKRMGHAGAIIMGKAGTAQSKIDAFMEAGVMVAEKPSDVARLLAKRLKKKGIFTGGMSGT
- a CDS encoding 50S ribosomal protein L40e, which produces MPITDPIKKALAQKHRLYMKICRHCGVRNAPTAVKCRKCHSKNLRWKKRELVK
- a CDS encoding flap endonuclease-1, producing the protein MGVNLRDLVPKTTIDLKNLSGKSIAIDAYNALYQFLAIIRQPDGTPLKDSTGKVTSHLSGLFYRTANLVQMGIKPVYVFDGTPPALKEVEIKRRARIKEEALVHYERALKEGKIEEARTYAQATSRLKDYMTADSKRLLTQMGVPWIQAPSEGEAQAAYLAKKGDTDYCASQDYDSLLFGAPRLIRNVTISGRRKLPRKNVYIEVTPQIVELGQVLKQLNITHKQLIDVGILMGTDFNPDGIKGVGPKTAVKLIQQHGTLEKAASTLKQAEFPVEPKRIREIFQHPKVTDNYHLTWKEPNVEGVVNFLCRERDFSEDRVRKALKKMIEGSKKAKGKVTLEKFFG
- the glmS gene encoding glutamine--fructose-6-phosphate transaminase (isomerizing), with protein sequence MCGIFGCVLKNGDAAPIIHAALKRLEYRGYDSVGEVTIHDDKLFIKKDQGKIDEVHAIHNLDDLPGRIGIGHTRWATHGAPTEVNAHPHTDCNEQIAVIHNGIIENFSSLKKELEEHGHIFRSKTDTEIISHLIEERLNEGLTFVEAVRSAVERLDGSYAIAAVSLKEPDEIICARKESPLVVGVAENAVYCASDIPAFLPLTNTAVIVEDGELVVLSDKGYEIRKLADGSLVSRKPEVIDWSPEMAEKKGYPHFMLKEIHEQPLCLRNTLRLQEQYLDLMTTFLDRAGEVFLVACGTSYHACLAASYMFSKLAMLATHPIIASEFVEQHGRAINIDSVLLAVSQSGETADTLGAVECARQRAATVLGLTNVIGSTLTRVARAYVCQQSGPEIGVAATKTFTSQLSVLSQLALRLAKKRGKVSHVEIEQLEEKLEQIPDIVEKVIETQEEKIKQLAKKYRDKQCFFFLGRGVSSASALEGRLKLLEIAYAPALAFPAGESKHGPISLIEPGFPVIFVCPKDDTRKTIVGNIMEMKARGASIIAVVEEGDEEIKGLADDYIEIPGGLPEVLSPIPYVIPQQLFAYYMAVERNCDPDQPRNLAKSVTVK
- a CDS encoding DUF4234 domain-containing protein, with the protein product MRDEADPKMSNAWLIIYLIPIFAIIIGIVSVLFSIILSPMLGPEAALPVIVGIFLVPLLGLIGFVVSIILTYKLVKRRNTHFKRQVFLFEDLISAVKSLATKKKVDVEVGLSSCERTVRETKAEETEKSAALWAILSAVVFLASWYVYYFLMKDFYKHERREDGFWEDIGKVLDKCDIKFSAPRRTEILPNRSFVLYLILNIITVGLFGIYWLYVLLKDPNEHFTYHIQIEDELLSTLESVAI
- a CDS encoding ArsR family transcriptional regulator translates to MKRKLLLTGEKKEYKVKDIAVFEDRERLRAVLNKLGWKILEVLCEKEMYPMEIAKKLKVHEQKVYYHIRKLAKAGIIKVVREEKKKGAIAKYYKASFPAFGVELPFGNRTINTISIPNMNEKMKQFFSPFLRDDGSFDGKVVVGSPDPHGPFKARARDGHYASYLTLFLGQFVKLPEDFAVKLDVDVKAEKEEDNNLILVGGPGTNLITKEVNEFLPIRFDMMPSEHGFLLGGLVSEKTGNVYTGDTVGVISRLVNPWDKEKRIIVLAGNKAVGTKACVIALAKFWKETLKNFSGQDKFATLIQGFDLDGDGKVDSIEILE